The following proteins come from a genomic window of Theileria equi strain WA chromosome 2 map unlocalized gcontig_1105316255037, whole genome shotgun sequence:
- a CDS encoding conserved hypothetical protein (encoded by transcript BEWA_038310A) produces MPSNSEVEGEKPTLSDSSFNSLITHALNDKNGRKSGSIKESETESELLNFLKQIWTCLTDSSLYKTSEVKFENGPVIPFMHSEAARELIATQILKFLESYRDEPLSDSKDTTPIIPLSSIAQSHLLTCFKILVSFIIFNKDCRINVKNVTNGLLNLMDVLLRLVPSAMDLSTLLDFLTDTTKTLPMETAKVFAAYLAKRSEYFKRHFLALEDLPNNRQLIQTSGAKLIGLVKTFESSLSDDLSPEVSVCIFNVRMMLTYCLPISHLGVCNRQSISQPQEMVEKVSAEEWNVFEKLLLRPKCDGLSDYELGIYESIVSNVSHSKGSNLQIFDINSFASKQDLGFTESFQIPSYEVYSSYCDILNFISNPEVVVDQDEEYFANLQKLYSCILSHVNSLSEYPSSDKRLALIMHHTGNPAVFLSNSNNPSFWLCVLLSSSLALQTLKISHKKTGNNETIHSSLSERSASSIESIEKSILHSILRIKELGSMDAVLSREKEWVLWKQGGCSSSILDPLTSDEFTTTDSSIPTFSDTEEEETQISRYVDTLKFLESASSEQYTPSIGSDYSLVIDDLKLNRQSHSWYLEEIATDEPADTQNEKLKQKLRDYKSKMLMDDDPANDICESERGKNNPLFRFRFAKLFSGNFIEKFMAMSNEDIASGSVDCLLRSLIEQEDVNITDEPATKRSRV; encoded by the exons atgcCGTCAAATTCAGAGGTAGAGGGAGAAAAGCCTACCCTCTCCGACTCGTCGTTCAATTCTCTCATCACTCACGCTTTAAATGACAAAAATGGGCGCAAATCCGGGAGCATCAAG GAATCCGAAACCGAGTCCGAGTTACTCAACTTCCTCAAGCAGATATGGACGTGTCTCACAGATTCCTCACTCTATAAGACATCAGAAG TCAAATTCGAAAATGGACCTGTGATACCATTTATGCACAGTGAAGCCGCGAGAGAATTGATCGCAAcgcaaattttaaagtttttggaAAGCTATAGAGATGAGCCGTTGtctgactccaaagataCAACTCCAATTATTCCACTTTCGAGTATCGCACAAAGCCATTTGCTGACTTGTTTCAAGATTTTGGTCTCCTTCATAATC TTTAATAAAGATTGCCgaataaatgtaaaaaatgtgACAAATGGACTCTTGAATTTGATGGATGTTTTGCTGAGGCTAGTGCCATCTGCAATGGATTTGTCCACACTATTGGATTTTCTTACCGATACAACAAAG ACACTTCCGATGGAAACTGCTAAAGTATTTGCAGCGTATTTGGCAAAAAGAtcagaatattttaaacgTCACTTTTTAGCCCTGGAAGACTTGCCAAATAACAGGCAACTTATACAAACGTCTGGAGCTAAACTTATAGGGCTTGTAAAGACATTTGAAAGTAGCTTAAGTGATGACCTCTCGCCTGAGGTTTCAGTCTGCATTTTCAATGTGAGGATGATGTTGACGTACTGTTTACCAATTTCACATTTGGGAG TTTGCAATCGACAATCCATATCACAACCACAAGAAATGGTAGAAAAGGTCTCCGCCGAAGAGTGGAATGTATTTGAAAAACTCTTGCTAAGGCCGAAATGCGACGGACTATCCGATTACGAACTCGGAATTTATGAATCCATCGTATCAAACGTCAGCCATTCAAAGGGTtcaaatttgcaaatatttGACATAAATTCGTTTGCTTCCAAACAGGACCTCGGCTTTACTGAGAGCTTTCAAATTCCGAGCTATGAAGTTTATTCTAGCTACTGCGATATACTAAATTTTATATCGAATCCTGAAGTG GTCGTCGACCAGGATGAGGAATACTTTGCTAACTTACAAAAACTCTATTCATGCATCTTGTCACATGTCAACTCACTTTCTGAATATCCAAG CTCTGATAAAAGACTTGCGCTGATAATGCATCATACCGGGAATCCAGCCGTTTTCTTATCAAACAGCAACAACCCATCATTTTGGCTCTGTGTTTTGCTGTCAAGTTCTCTTGCCTTGCAAACTTTAAAGATATCGCATAAAAAGACAGGGAACAATGAAACTATACATTCATCCCTGAGTGAAAGATCTGCTTCCTCTATTGAGTCGATAGAGAAATCCATATTACATTCAATTTTAAGAATCAAGGAGCTAGGATCTATGGATGCGGTCCTATCGAGAGAAAAGGAATGG GTACTTTGGAAACAAGGCGGATGTAGTTCAAGCATTCTCGACCCTCTAACATCTGATGAATTTACAACGACTGATAGTTCAATTCCAACTTTCAGCGATACAGAAGAGGAGGAAACTCAGATTTCACGATATGTTGATACACTAAAGTTTTTGGAATCCGCCTCCAGCGAGCAGTACACTCCTAGCATAGGGTCAGACTACTCCCTAGTGATTGATGACTTGAAACTAAATAGACAGTCGCATTCGTGGTACCTTGAAGAAATTGCAACCGATGAACCTGCC GATACTCAAAACGAGAAGTTGAAGCAGAAGTTGAGAGACTACAAGAGCAAGATGCTCATGGACGATGACCCTGCGAATGATATCTGTGAATCGGAAAGGGGCAAAAACAATCCGCTCTTTAGGTTCCGCTTTGCAAAGCTCTTTTCTGGCAACTTTATTGAAAAGTTCATGGCGATGTCAAACGAGGACATAGCATCTGGGAGTGTCGACTGTCTATTGAGGTCCTTGATCGAGCAAGAAGACGTTAATATTACTGACGAACCGGCAACAAAACGATCGCGAGTGTAA
- a CDS encoding hypothetical protein (encoded by transcript BEWA_038320A): protein MNNLKSLRIINEKGATIVYKPELSRFFYTYTVSVYPNFSRNFQIEAQCEYGKSKIGGIDNIKSAISPNKDQQKIVIICPNYLKDIASTVYTINFIHSADLRIPYPKLEIPVYGGFNLELKREDVDADRIISGGNIPRFAAIKVLFDQNYRYLIPYSFFHHDYPSTKEDYYEIKKGTLTPVIDFKKGLTLYGISEKGIIKFSISEQGSNKWMFVELYNLLIRIFVKISKFNLLTTYGIQLFAEYKFGIIFDSMPIIGHYLSYLSETICSSEYTASHAIKRVCNDSLFWPIYMLDEDSKNLFSISDVMIHLSILLLIKAVNKKDDPGAKGKQIWISRKKCMAACAADIFIFSWSANTISLFYALFMKDYTVTSLHVRFVNEAKNKRRWIGSYIRCKNFIIPFLLVLILAGNILLIHYSVNSLFNIAKRILNQEIVWLWNNEDDKVLPESRLNEDMWSFKFLKRDKGGGFWMERRPKLLSTEFLPTKTSSMFCFLKREYAIISANLYDFDIFEQEIPKHNNRYNGRYSSYNSHLNVLEVSSGIENIAKGHIGQDTQIDEHAEIFGNTKLSLEKNKIEITKEQIEYTIGYIESKYMTYFLTPRLLSKLCESGYDISRNEMHTESHIIIKANQLLVF, encoded by the exons ATGAACAATTTAAAGTCGCTAAGAATCATAAATGAAAAAGGTGCCACCATAGTATACAAACCAGAATTATCGAGATTTTTTTACACATATACGGTCTCAGTTTACCCGAATTTTAGTAGAAACT TTCAAATCGAAGCTCAGTGCGAATATGGAAAGTCAAAAATTGGAGGCATAGATAATATAAAATCAGCAATTTCACCAAACAAAGATCAGCAGAAGATTGTG ATCATTTGCCCAAACTATTTGAAAGACATTGCATCAACTGTTTATACCATAAACTTTATTCACTCAGCCGACCTAAGAATTCCATATCCAAAACTTGAAATTCCGGTATATGGTGGATTTAAT TTGGAACTCAAAAGGGAAGATGTAGATGCTGACAGAATCATTTCTGGAGGAAACATTCCAAGGTTTGCAGCCATCAAAGTTTTATTTGATCAAAACTACCGCTATCTTATTCCATATTCTTTTTTTCATCACGATTATCCATCTACAAAGGAA GATTACTatgaaattaaaaaggGAACATTGACACCAGTAATAGATTTCAAGAAGGGATTAACTTTATATGGGATCAGTGAAAAAGGTATCATTAAATTCAGCATTTCGGAACAGGGCTCAAACAAATGGATGTTTGTAGAGCTGTACAATTTACTGATAAGAATCTTTGTCAAAATCTCAAAATTTAATTTGCTGACAACATATGGCATCCAGCTATTTGCAGAGTATAAATTTGGAATTATCTTTGACTCAATGCCAATTATAGGACACTACCTTTCGTATCTCTCTGAAACGATTTGCTCATCTGAATACACG GCATCACATGCAATAAAAAGGGTCTGTAATGATAGTCTATTTTGGCCAATTTATATGCTGGATGAGGACTCTAAAAATCTATTTTCTATTTCC GATGTAATGATTCATTTATCAATTTTGCTATTGATTAAAGCGGTAAATAAAAAGGATGACCCGGGTGCTAAAGGAAAACAAATATGGATATCACGCAAAAAATGTATGGCAGCATGCGCTGCAGATATCTTCATATTTTCTTGGTCGGCCAATACAATTTCACTTTTTTATGCTCTATTTATGAAGGACTATACTGTAACCAGTTTACATGTACGTTTCGTAAATGAAGCCAAAAATAAAAGACGTTGGATTGGCAGCTATATACGTTGCAAAAATTTCATTATACCCTTTTTGCTTGTATTGATATTAGCTGGAAATATTTTACTGATACACTACTCTGTAAATTCACTCTTTAATATAGCAAAGAGAATACTAAATCAGGAGATCGTATGGCTATGgaataatgaagatgacaAAGTTTTACCGGAGAGTAGATTAAATGAAGATATGTGGTCATTTAAGTTTTTAAAAAGGGATAAAGGCGGAGGATTTTGGATGGAGAGGCGACCTAAATTATTATCAACAGAATTTTTACCAACAAAAACATCAAGCATGTTTTGTTTCTTAAAACGGGAATATGCCATAATCTCTGCAAATTTGTAtgattttgatatttttgagCAAGAAATACCAAAACATAACAACAGATACAATGGAAGATATTCCTCGTATAATTCTCATTTAAATGTTTTAGAAGTATCCAGTGGAATCGAAAATATTGCAAAAGGCCACATTGGACAGGATACACAAATCGACGAACACGCTGAAATCTTTGGAAATACAAAACTATCCCTTGAGAAGAACAAGATTGAAATAACAAAAGAACAGATTGAATATACTATTGGGTATATTGAGTCCAAATACATGACATACTTTCTAACTCCTCGTTTACTCAGTAAACTTTGTGAAAGTGGATATGACATATCCAGGAATGAAATGCACACAGAGTCACATATAATTATAAAGGCAAATCAACTATTGGTATTTTAA
- a CDS encoding tyrosyl-tRNA synthetase, putative (encoded by transcript BEWA_038330A): MKFFGAISPFIALMFLSRLLEEKCQPLAFLHVQAFKSGHIHRKVNTIHASFSNFSSSSQPRDGQCPIKSGTPTVTSRFLADCVDRGLIFQATDMSKLDDLLCESAKGIFCQDSTYPAVYYGIDCTNNFIHEGTLLQLLLLRKFLSQKLNLVIVIGGGTTVVGDPSYKQRKNRIKKDGNVQVTKSTILDKPWNDSIVEEGNEKAILGAIYKILSPPLTVDGKEVYPNIINTSENDANISNRIKSPYNVIIINNRKLYENVSLMEYLEIVAKNMNLGRMLSRDSIKLRINNESDKVERKRPFSGINMDLSELMYMSLQAMDFIYVASKFNVKVQLGGSDQMGNIVSGLELADALGMKDLVGVTTPLLQDKHGEKISKSNANCLLKITRDTVPSVLWTHFRNIDDDLVLSYLKWLTDVSMEKIEDSINEHINTAKILLADELSAKLYGKESVDAIHKYGLSKDFQSLQPYLDGKMNVPIGEYNLFASFSQSVPHTRVSEEKLKEGIEFHELLDSVRIPFLATGIFYTNKQSIRDGICKINGRLETNIKHKVTCEDIKSIKSQDGHVLNYIVLQVGKRQIYFVLIDK, from the exons ATGAAGTTTTTCGGTGCTATAAGCCCGTTTATAGCACTGATGTTTCTTTCCCGTCTGCTGGAGGAAAAATGTCAACCTTTGGCCTTCCTTCATGTCCAAGCTTTCAAGTCTGGGCATATTCACAGAAAGGTTAACACTATTCACGCCAGTTTCTCCAACTTTAGTTCCTCTAGCCAGCCTAGAGACGGACAGTGTCCGATAAAGAGTGGAACACCGACTGTAACTTCAAGATTCTTGGCTGATTGCGTGGATAGAGGTCTTATATTCCAAGCTACAGACATGTCAAAGCTTGATGATCTTTTATGTGAATCAGCCAAGGGAATTTTCTGTCAAGATTCAACGTATCCAGCGGTATACTACG GAATCGACTGCACAAATAACTTTATACACGAAGGTACACTCTTACAGCTCCTACTTTTGAGGAAATTCCTATCGCAAAAACTCAATCTTGTCATTGTTATCGGTGGAGGTACTACAGTCGTAGGTGATCCATCCTACAAACAGAGAAAAAATAGAATAAAAAAGGATGGTAATGTACAAGTTACTAAAAGTACTATACTAGATAAGCCATGGAATGACTCAATAGTGGAAGAAGGTAATGAAAAGGCAATACTAGGTGCTATTTATAAGATTCTCTCACCTCCACTCACTgtggatggaaaagaagTATATCCTAACATTATAAATACTTCCGAGAATGATGCCAACATTTCTAACAGGATAAAGAGTCCATACAATGTCATTATAATTAACAATAGAAAACTATATGAAAACGTTAGTCTGATGGAGTATTTGGAAATTGTTGCTAAAAATATGAATTTAGGAAGAATGCTTTCACGAGATTCCATTAAACTACGTATAAACAATGAAAGCGATAAGGTTGAACGTAAAAGACCATTTTCAGGAATAAATATGGATTTGTCTGAATTAATGTACATGTCCTTGCAAGCTATGGATTTTATTTACGTTGCCTCGAAATTCAATGTAAAGGTACAACTTGGAGGTAGCGATCAAATGGGTAATATAGTATCTGGATTAGAATTAGCTGATGCCCTCGGGATGAAGGACCTTGTAGGAGTTACAACTCCACTTTTGCAAGATAAGCATGGGGAAAAAATAAGCAAATCGAATGCAAACTGTCTGTTGAAAATTACCAGAGATACAGTACCATCAGTCTTATGGACACACTTTAGAAATATAGACGATGACTTAGTATTGAG CTATTTAAAGTGGCTTACGGATGTATCCATGGAAAAAATTGAGGACAGTATAAATGAACATATAAACACTGCTAAAATATTATTGGCTGATGAACTCTCTGCAAAACTATATGGGAAGGAATCTGTCGATGCAATACATAAGTATGGTTTATCAAAAGATTTTCAATCATTACAACCATATcttgatggaaaaatgaATGTCCCTATCGGAGAGTATAATTTGTTCGCTTCATTTTCGCAGTCTGTTCCGCATACAAGAGTTAGTGAGGAGAAGTTAAAAGAGGGAATTGAGTTTCATGAACTCTTGGACAGTGTGAGGATTCCATTTCTGGCTACTGGAATATTCTATACCAATAAGCAATCAATAAGAGATGGAATATGCAAAATTAATGGTAGATTAGAGACAAACATAAAGCATAAAGTTACATGTGAAGAtataaagagtataaaatcGCAAGATGGACATGTATTAAACTATatagttttacaagttgGAAAACGCCAAatttattttgttttaattgACAAGTAG
- a CDS encoding conserved hypothetical protein (encoded by transcript BEWA_038340A), with translation MSNMPVQEQMMMPGEVYEEQYQYEPTPNSYGTLQYNPSGPIDPDYMVEETASRGESHTPFVGFFTSKLLRSGFALQSASLSLMFIFYWAFGGTGIFVFDLYAAPESVKISRPFHLTISTLMGLYLLGTLYIAMFQVFVTDNSKAVRGFRAGSKILSAAVTLDLLSSMLRLVQYLYAYFYMSMKWWTRYQQTKADWIFFQFGSFTNSFALIMYGAALFYLEAYHDEGTSEEIAWTNLILFFLAGLAELLMVFTGYGALFSLFLLAAIVSGTIWAFSFEALLDKWSPSLHSRDINADFTTDDLAGYDYAQEQMDFHGHDSELMHSHGYAPIQGVPTMSMPYVQPGPEIQQGFVTPNYVMG, from the exons ATGAGTAACATGCCAGTGCAGGAACAAATGATGATGCCAGGGGAAGTATATGAAGAACAATACCAATATGAACCTACACCAAATTCATATGGAACACTTCAGTATAACCCATCTGGACCAATCGATCCAGACTACATGGTAGAGGAAACCGCTTCTAGAGGAGAATCACATACGCCATTTGTTGGTTTCTTCACCTCTAAGCTACTCAGGTCTGGATTTGCTTTGCAGTCTGCCTCCTTGTCACTCATGTTTATCTTCTACTGGGCATTTGGTGGAACTGGTATCTTTGTATTCGATCTGTATGCAGCACCAGAAAGCGTGAAAATTTCTAGACCATTCCACTTGACCATTTCCACCCTCATGGGACTCTATTTACTAGGTACCCTCTACATTGCCATGTTTCAGGTTTTTGTCACAGATAATTCAAA GGCCGTAAGGGGATTTCGTGCAGGTTCAAAAATATTGTCTGCGGCAGTTACCTTGGATCTCCTTTCGTCCATGCTTCGTTTGGTGCAGTACCTTTATGCTTACTTTTACATGAGCATGAAATGGTGGACAAGATATCAACAAACCAAGGCTGATTGGATCTTCTTTCAGTTTGGAAGTTTTACAAACAGCTTTGCACTTATAATGTATGGTGCAGCACTCTTTTATCTTGAGGCTTACCATGATGAAGGAACCTCTGAGGAAATTGCATGGACAAACctcatcctcttctttttagCTGGTCTTGCTGAATTGTTGATGGTTTTCACTGGTTATGGTGCACTCTTTAGTTTGTTCCTTCTTGCAGCTATTGTAAGCGGTACCATTTGGGCCTTTTCATTTGAGGCGTTGTTGGATAAGTGGTCACCATCATTGCACTCTAGGGAtataaatgcagattttaCTACTGATGATCTCGCTGGATATGACTATGCACAGGAACAAATGGATTTCCATGGACATGACTCTGAATTGATGCATTCTCACGGTTATGCACCTATTCAGGGTGTGCCTACCATGAGTATGCCCTATGTTCAACCTGGCCCAGAAATTCAACAAGGATTCGTAACACCAAATTACGTAATGGGTTAA
- a CDS encoding conserved hypothetical protein (encoded by transcript BEWA_038350A), whose protein sequence is MDISYDLSDMFNDESITKVINELDDFGIFGQKFDSRNLVPKTPQRTNHALKFGSGTRNDLSEQSSFLLYDEFSAQKRRNWIEFERRFDASVSSSFRPVQKYIFDTIVMINGKRMCFINKRRKYLEKLIEEIISGYKEMWKEVYLPFGDDPNNFKRASCSNSFNNEILENFKVIANRIGCKGLTTIESRKNDTHIFDINDKDTTNVDTKNYKGEFIELMSKIGVAQFHHLLDYLFIVMEKSKYEYKTCYAIDLITEMIKIMPELCILLIIPKNKDSKILFERKCYFRTLCNILKKNLSKMNVETKETLPRLYMNALKGTYRPFYMHLSGNEKKDYTKAISTAYLLNRLLVLVKSIMDICIHYIFVSDLSDSTVKKLKKRIRKYIFIPLFGIRQLHELLMPLVGECKIGSEKVNLDYLNLIKMYLYPPPPLYLLRIKFLEIIKTSAGLGICYKSGYTIINDSLMRGEAAISGEGQRVRDVLKKYIHLFIFGAAFFLLADFMKKSVDATSTFFGLYFIQTPHFKINSCFIDEPAVVEENVYKIQTLVIHIIDKMSNYKMLADSNMLGSKSLELIQDSIIKRLLVLCWHYKTSSHLDERIDKCIKMDDFRKRIYNKRSNTQKSCYGSCKAIVPYNINTLIRYLNLVRPGKISLITHNKNINTIQLKMLVADELEQVVKNTQCSIDYSSGATIQTIHYSVDQHSPLEIKNQGIQDKCQLECLLYSHMVANPASGKYMKTLRDLTSMAALELLVLNVCAKRRAPFDDLTPLWSSLAHILTHFNY, encoded by the exons ATGGACATTTCGTACGACTTGTCCGATATGTTCAACGATGAATCCATCACAAAGGTGATAAATGAGCTGGATGACTTTGGAATATTCGGTCAAAAGTTTGATTCCAGAAATTTGGTCCCAAAGACGCCCCAAAGGACCAATCACGCCCTCAAATTTGGCAGCGGCACTCGAAACGACCTTTCAGAGCAGTCATCATTCTTGCTATATGACGAATTCAGCGCCCAGAAGAGGAGGAATTGGATAGAATTCGAGAGAAGGTTCGACGCCTCCGTCTCAAGCTCATTTAGACCAGTGCAAAAGTACATCTTTGACACAATCGTAATGATAA ATGGCAAAAGGATGtgttttataaataagagAAGAAAGTATCTCGAAAAACTCATTGAGGAGATT ATTAGCGGCTATAAAGAGATGTGGAAGGAGGTTTACTTACCATTTGGCGATGATCCAAATAACTTTAAAAGGGCAAGCTGTAGCAATTCATTCAATAACGAAATACTGGAAAATTTCAAAGTAATCGCAAACAGAATTGGTTGTAAAGGTCTAACAACCATAGAGTCACGCAAGAATGATACACATATATTTGATATCAACGATAAAGATACCACGAATGTGGACACAAAAAATTACAAGGGAGAATTTATTGAACTGATGAGTAAGATTGGAGTGGCacaatttcatcatctccTTGACTATTTGTTCATAGTCATGGAAAAAAGTAAATACGAATATAAAACATGTTATGCTATTGACTTGATAACtgaaatgataaagattATGCCAGAGCTGTGCATACTGCTCATTATTCCAAAGAATAAGGACTCTAAAATACTATTTGAAAGAAAGTGCTATTTCAGAACTTTGTGTAATATACTAAAGAAAAATTTGTCCAAAATGAACGTTGAAACCAAAGAAACATTGCCTCGCCTTTATATGAATGCTCTAAAAGGCACATATAGGCCGttttacatgcatttaTCTGGAAACGAAAAAAAGGATTATACAAAGGCTATATCTACGGCTTATTTGTTAAATCGCCTATTGGTACTGGTAAAAAGTATCATGGATATTTGCATCCACTATATATTCGTTTCAGATTTGAGTGATTCCACCGTGAAGAAACTGAAGAAAAGAATTAGAaaatatatatttataCCACTTTTTGGGATTAGACAATTACATGAACTTCTCATGCCATTGGTTGGAGAATGCAAAATCGGATCAGAAAAGGTTAATTTGGATTACTTGAACCTGATTAAAATGTATCTTTATCCCCCTCCCCCATTGTACCTGCTTAGGATAAAGTTTCtggaaataataaaaaCCTCTGCAGGCTTGGGTATATGTTACAAGAGTGGTTATACTATTATTAATGACTCGTTGATGAGGGGTGAAGCTGCAATCTCTGGGGAGGGACAAAGGGTAAGAGACGTTCTGAAGAAATACATTCACTTGTTTATTTTTGGGGCAGCATTCTTTTTGCTTGCAGATTTTATGAAAAAGAGTGTGGACGCTACAAGTACCTTTTTTGGTCTATACTTTATACAAACTCCTCACTTTAAGATAAATTCATGTTTCATTGATGAACCTGCAGTCGTTGAAGAAAATGTCtacaaaatacaaacactTGTAATTCATATTATTGATAAAATGTCAAACTACAAAATGCTAGCTGATAGTAATATGCTTGGATCAAAGTCACTTGAACTTATACAGGACAGCATAATAAAGAGACTGCTCGTTTTATGTTGGCATTACAAAACAAGTTCACATTTGGATGAGAGAATtgataaatgtataaaaatggatgaTTTTAGGAAAAGGATATATAATAAACGATCAAATACTCAAAAGTCATGCTACGGATCGTGTAAAGCTATTGTACCATACAACATAAACACCCTGATAAGGTATCTTAATCTAGTAAGACCAGGAAAAATTTCCCTGATCACTCACAACAAAAACATAAATACTATACAATTAAAGATGCTTGTAGCTGACGAACTGGAGCAGGTTGTTAAAAATACACAATGCTCTATTGACTATAGTAGCGGTGCTACCATACAAACGATACACTACTCTGTAGATCAACATTCTCCATTGGAAATCAAAAACCAAGGTATACAAGATAAATGTCAACTAGAATGTTTACTATACTCTCATATGGTTGCAAATCCAGCATCAGGAAAATACATGAAAACTCTGCGAGACTTGACATCCATGGCAGCGCTAGAGCTCCTAGTACTAAACGTTTGTGCCAAAAGGAGGGCGCCATTTGATGACTTAACACCGTTATGGTCTAGTCTAGCACATATTTtaacacattttaattatTGA
- a CDS encoding clathrin coat assembly protein, putative (encoded by transcript BEWA_038360A): MIKFILMINKQGQTRLSQYYESYTLEEKCSLESELIRKCLCRDETQCSFIHIRDMSIVYRRYASLYLIIGACADENELAILELIQNIVETMDRYFESVCELDIMFNLEKAHFILNEMVINGKIVDTNKTNVLYPISLYDCTNKNG, encoded by the exons atgataaagtttattttgatgataaacAAACAGGGCCAGACGAGACTGAGCCAATATTACGAATCTTACACACTAGAGGAAAAATGCTCGCTGGAATCAGAGCTCATCAGGAAATGTCTATGCAGAGATGAAACACAATGTTCATTCATACACATACGTGACATGTCAATCGTATATCGCAG ATATGCAAGTCTCTACCTAATCATCGGTGCTTGTGCCGATGAGAACGAATTGGCCATACTGGAACTTATACAAAACATAGTAGAAACCATGGATAGATACTTTGAATCCGTATGTGAGTTGGACATCATGTTCAACCTGGAAAAGGCACATTTCATACTCAACGAAATGGTAATCAACGGAAAAATCGTCGATACCAACAAGACAAATGTACTATATCCGATATCGCTATATGATTGCAcaaataaaaatggataa